CAACTGGACGGACGTCGAGGGGTCTTGTGGTCCAGTCGGTGAAGAGCCTCCGGGTTGGCCTTCCAATCGTGCTAGCCGCTGGTCATGAGAATCCATCCTGGAGTTGAGCGTGGCGAGCTGCGCCAAAATTCTGTCCAGTTTGGCAGAATCGGTCAGAGTGGCAGGATCGTCGTCGACGCCGGACATGGTGGTCGATGCGTCTTTTGCCTCTGATACCAAATTGATATGGCTTATGTGGGATCGGCTGGATTTAGGGGGAGTGCACCAGGAAGAATGCACGAGTAGAGATGATTGGGAGGATGAACGCAAGTGGTAGGGAGACCGGGGATGAACACAGCCGCTGTGGGCACCAGGGCGAGGGGAAGAACTCGCCAGGATGACCCAAGAGCTGAGCCAGCCGGCATCAACTTCTTAGATGAGAAACCCTAGTTACAAACTAAGGCCCCTTTATAACTCAGGTGGCCTAACAACTTATCTCCTAGACTTAAGGAACTTATCTGCTAGACTCCAGGACTAATCTGAACCGACTCCAACAATACTGAGATAAACTAGGGAATAAGGGATAAGCCCAGGGAGGGGATAAGCTCAGGGGCCTTCCCTACTTCTTGTTGCGCCTAGTATACTGGCGCCCTAGGAAAGAGTCCACAACAACAGAATTATCAGATTTAATTAATATGAATTCAAACTGAATCCTAAAGATTTCTTTGGATCCCCCACCCCAAAAAAAATCATATAGTTGTCAGGCCCAAGCGGACTCCAAAGTCCCATGTCCTAACCTCTGAATATTGGGTGTTTGGTCCACCAACAGAACCACAGAACTACTAATGTTCTGCAGGTTTGTAAAGCACCTTCCAAAATTTGATCAAATACAATTTTCAACTACTGCCCTCATTCCAGATGCCAACAGCAGGGACAGTAAACAACCGAGGATCCAACAACAGATTGAGTTAACAGCTTATATCAGCAAGTCTTATACAGTAAATACATCTTCTCACAGTCCCTGCCCCTCCTACAGAATCCAGTAGAAGTATTTTCCAACTGAATATTGGTAATAAATATTAAGTTAATGTAGTTCATGAATAAAACTACTGGTCGCCTACACAAACCTTTTACACATAGTTTAAATGCTACTCAGTTGCTAACTGTGTTGGCCATGTAGATGGCTTAATCCGTCCAGTCCGGTTTAATCCATTTTTTAGCCTGTTTAATTGGTCGTGTAGTCCGACTATTTGTTAAATGAAGGGTGACCAACCGCTTAGCGTTTACCGTTTAAGCTAACACTGAACGAAACATCAGGGCATAACAACTAATTTAAAGATCCATATAAACATCAAAAGAAGATTGTGACCAAGAATTTAATGTACCTGTAGCAGTAATTAGGAGCAGACCATACAGTTACAATCTTGCTATTGAACATCCATTTATACCCTTCCATGACAAGTTGATGTGCACGACAAATGTAATCTATGTTGTTTGAATGGTTAAATGATGAGACCACATTTCCACCAAAGAGGAATCCTGCACCCCGAGGACTTAGTCCCCAACCATCTACAGTGTCCTCTGGATCAGACCATAGAAGGTCACACATAGCCCCATCATGAGGTACTTCTTGCTTGCGGTCTATTACTCTTATCTGTTGGTGTAGGGTACAACGTTAAAACAAATAAAACATACAGAATATAAAACAACACTAGGAGAATAGTTTTGCCTGATCCAGTGTCGTGATAGCAGGAGAAAGGCCTCCATGGACACTAAATATTTTGTTCTCAATAAGTGCAGACAAACTGAAAAAACAGATAGAGCTGCTTACAGATTTCATATATCTAATTTAATGAAAGATGGAATTGCTTGGATTAAAAGAAGTATCAAAAGAAGATTGCCTTAAATAGTCGAATATATCAGTGCAATATCTCCAGACATTGACTGAGCCATATTTGCGAAGGCACTCATCATAGAATCCATAAACCTGCAGCAAATGAATGagctcagaaaaagaaaaggatatcCTCAATGACAACACATAGAACATCCACTAAAAATAATCAACACCTGTGTGATCTGTCTGCTCTCATGGTTTCCTCGTATTAAGGTAATACGGTCTGGATACCTAACCTGAAGATATTTTGATCAAACAGGACGAGGAATTAATTGGGGGCAAAGTTAATCTTAATGAGAAAAAAACTATAAATACAAGCAAAGGCACTTATGCTAGAAAACAGAAATTTAAATGCATATTAATTAGGGGCAAAGCTTCTTATGAAAAAAAAGAATAAATACAACGCATCAAGGTTATTAAAACGATAAAACGTTGAAACGCTCATGGGTGAAATTTTGACTTTTAAACGattaaacaaagtttaaacgtagttttaaacaacataggaaaaataccaatatatcatgatttcatacaataacatgaagttaaataccaaaacttcacccatgagccAGATTGGACCCCAAAAGTTACAAACAGGCTGGGCCCAAAAGTAGCTAATGGTCAAAAACGTATGAAACACTGTGTTTTACAGTTTAGAACGCCAAAACGCGGTTTCAACCTCTAATTAGAGTTTTGAAATTTTAACtacgtttaaacgtagttttaataacactgCAACGCATTACGCATTCAAGCTAAAATTCTGAAATCTGGATGCATATAACAGGTATACATAGGGGAAAAAAGGTGCACAACACCTCAACACAAAATGACAAGTGTATCTTAACATCAATTTTTATTCTACTACATACATTCGATAATTATTTACCATATCTAGTAAGATATTGTGTTAAGCTAAGAATGCAGCTTTCAAGGGTAATGGTGCAGGTGTTCTGATCAACTATAAAGTAGACAAGAACCTTGGTCGATTAAGGAGTAAACATCCGCCAGGATGCATCGGCTGATTAGATTGGTAGTATACCTAGCATGGGGTGACAAACTGGGGAATGGGGCTAGATTGATTTCTTTTCTTGCTTTTCTCTCTCAAAAACTAGCATGTCTCTGTATATATAGAGCTGTCCCTTGACAACCTGACAGCTATCCTAACAACACACGTTACAGACCTACCTAATCTATTATCTTTGCTAATCCTCAACTTTCTACATAATCCTATCTCTTTATGACCATGGTTtaaaaggcgtcgcctaggcgtacAGGCACGGGCGTCGGCCTCACCTTGGCCTGGACGATTAGGGCGTCCGCCTTGGCGTTCTGGGCATCGCCTACACGCATTAGGCGTCGCCTGGACACCTTAGATGTCGCGTTTGACCGCCTTActctcaaaaaaaaaaaaactgggTGCGGACAGGAGCTTTGTATTAAGCCCCGGGCCATGTACTGGGTGGCCGGGGCTTTGTATCCGCCCCTGGGCGCGGGCGCATCCAAGTTTGGCGCTTATTTCCTTAGATGCGCGGGAGGAATAAGGAAAGGAGAAAGAGATAAGGGACAGAAAGAGAAGAGAGGGGCACTTTCTTTGACGAGCCATCTTTCCCTGGCGGCGTGACGCGGCAGCGGCGTGTACCAGCAGCCAGCAGCGCGGCACAAGCAGGCACGGGCACGGCTTCCTCTCCTCCCCTGCTCCCTCTCTTCTCAATCTCCTGTGCTTCCTCTTCTCTCAATCACCCTGCCTCCTCTCCTAGATGCTGGTACAACCCTGCTTTAATCTCCTCTCAACCCCCCTGCTTCAATCTGCTCAACCCCCTGCCTGTATGATTTGTGCAAACTGCAGAGTGCAGACTGATCCCAAGACTGAGAGagtaaggcgtcgcctaggcgtccaggcggtggCTGGGCACCTAGTTCCGCCTTGCCGCCTTTAAAACCATGCCTATGACCACATAACAGAAGTACAGTATGAGGCTCAATATTATTGCTCAAACAGGCTAGGTACCATGCAGTTATGATCAACTACGTCGATAACCAGGTTGGTAAGTACAGAGCCTCTTGCATGAAACAACTGATCAGAAAGTACTCTAGTATGACCATAAACAGAAAGGGTCATGAGAGATGTGTCAATAAATCAAAAGGCTCATTCTAATATGGTTCTcctccgtcccaaaatatagTTCTTCCTAGCCCTTAATCAATCCGAGCTAGAAACAATCGTGATAGGACATAATCACATTTACTTACATTTTATCACTTCTATGCTCCAGTGTTATACATATACCATTCAGAAAAATCAGTTCACGGTTAGTGTGATCCACTGTTATGTAGTGGAAGTTAAGTATCAATAAGCGCTTGCCGCCAGACAGACTAGATTGGCTTCTCCAGGACAGAAGTTCCAAAACAACCATGCTCTGAATATGTTCTTTCGAGAAGACACCCTAATGCCAAATGAAGTCCAACAATAAAAAGCAACAACACACCTGACAAAAGTTCAGAGATAGAAAAGAAAATTACCTTTAAAGCCAAAAGAAGCAAAAAAGTTTCAACAGAATAAAATCCTCGGTCAACAAAATCCCCAAGGAACAAATAGTTTGTCTTTGGGCAGTCACCTCCAACTTTGAACAGCTCCTTCATGTCATAGAACTGTCCATGTATGTCTCCACAAATCTGGGTGCAAAAGTAAATATAACTTATTGGAATCAGATTGAAGACATGTGGAATACAGTAATAAAACAGGCATTTTACAATACATATTTAACGGTGAGACCGTGACTTCTGGTTCTTAAGAAATTAACGAAAAAATGCAATAAATCAAATAAATGGAGTGCAATCAACAATTTATAGCCCAATGGCAAGCACAATATATATCACAGAGGACTAATCCAATCAGGAATAAGCCTAGTAGCACCCACAGCGTATACACTGTCAACATTAACCCAGGACGGAGGACACCCCAACAATATTGAATATAATTGGGAAACATCATTGTTATTAGGAAAATCAAAATATTTCACAAAATCAACTAGTTCTGGGTTTTTAAGCTTGTTTAAAATCATGAACCATTTTAACATTCCATAAAAGACCCTCTCCATGGAATACAGTAAACTGGCACAAGTCTATAATTGATGCTACAATGTGTCCCACCTCACCATCCATCTTAAATACAATTTAATCTAGCTATTTGACATACATTAAATAAATGCATCAAGAATACAATGACTTTGACATATGGGAGTAGTATTACATTAACATATTTATCAGGTGACTTACAATTCAACACATGAAGAAAGAACAGCAAATTGGTAAACCCATTTATTGAGGTATCTTTTTTTCCAAGACGAAAGGAATGCCAGTCCTACAGTTATATTTTGGGAATGTAAAGGCTGCTTTGAAACAAAATTCAAGTAAAACACATCGTTTACCAAGCACCAATATCATCCAAGCAATTATGCTAGTTGATGCTAGCATCATTAGAATAAGCCAAAACTATAAATATATAAACAATGGGATATAGCACTAAAAGTATAAACAGGTCCCTTCTCCGCAGCAAATAAATGAACAGAAAGCCACAGGGATTTCGGTGATGACCAATGAAAAAAGAACATAACATATCAGCAAATCGATAAAACATGAATCGGCACCCCTTCAACAACATCACTTAGCCAACAAATTCAATACATGTACAAGCATGCTCAGTACCTACCAAACATATGTCATTGCCTGCAGCAAATACACATGCTGACATGCAATCATTTTCCTTTAAGGAGATACACAATCGCTGCAGCAGTATACACGTAGTGCTTTTCTACACACAATGTTGCTGACCCCCAACAACAGCCAGCACcgaaagaaataaaaaaaaacgAAGTGGCTCAGGCTCCAAAAGCACATCACGACATTCTCTTTGTATAGCATAGAAGGATAACAACTACTTTTCCCTAAACCAGCTGCAAAAGGCCATTTGACACATCCCGTAGCCCATAAACCATATAATCGCGATCCACCAGGGTTCATATCGCTAAGGCATGCAGGAACTGAAGAGGTACTAAACGTGCATAATCGGGTCCAAGCCCTCGTCATCCATCAGTGCTATAGCTCAGTCACGTCGGTGGCGCAACTTCCTGCAGTAAATCGACGCAGAGACCGAATCGAGACGGAGATGCAAGAAATGAGCAGGGAGGGAGGGAGGACGGCGCGTACGGTGACGGGGGCGTCGACGCGCTGCACGTTACTCTCCTCGATGAGGATCTCCATGGCCTTGAGGCACAGTGCCTTGACCTCCGCCTCCGTGAGCGGCTCGCACCGCTTCAGCTGCTCGATCTGCCGGTCTAGATCCGACGCCCCCATCTCCGCCTCCGCCGCTGCGGggccgtctctctctctctctctctctccaagaAGTTTCCGGAAAGCGCCGTGGCAGCGCGCTCTTCGCCGGGTGCTTCTCGAAGATTCTAGGGTTAGGAGGCGGCGGAAGCCGTGGGGCGCGTGCGGACCGCGGTGACGTGGCGTGGGCCGTAGGGGAGCCGAGTCCCGTCGTGCGGTTAGAGCATCTCGGCCGGACCAAATACCGGTCGCCTCGGCTCCTTAGTAGCTTGATTTGATTCGGCTTGTTTTAATTTTGTAGCGAGCCAAGCTAGTATTCTAGTTCGGTTCTCTAACGAGACATCGATCTAGCTCACGACCCAAACAAGCCAAGCCACAACATAAGTTTGTCTAGTTGTTGGTGTTGTCTCATcttactgtcggtgtttcggacccgcgaggaccatcAACCAActagtgaatttgttgctgcgtgtccttgcccagatgggttgatgcaagatggaacacaagaggggaatgaggcttatgttatcttgcaccgggggtgcttgtagtaggggttataagcgtcgcgagagagagggagagagagagttcgGTCTTGTGGTGAGGTGCCTGAGCTGGCCTTCgccgcgtctctcctactctgcctgcctccgCTCGTCTGTGTTATGTCTCCGCTGTTGCGTGCGTGTTGTCCCCGTTTCTGTCTGCCTGTCTTAGAAAGgcactggacatccccttttatagatacaaggagatggcccagctgtacaatgaggtgtagctatgtgctaacgtggctggcggagaagtgccttgagccctgcacgtgtgctaacgtggctgtcggagaagtgccttgagccctgtagaagcatagctggcggtgcggcatggacgctgctgacgtttccttgcttccgtaggaggttgagagcaatccgacgtcatgggcgaacgcggggaaccatcattacctgttaccggagtaaccttagatgggacaccggtcttgttccttcatagcctgaggcagctagctaggagtagggtaatgatgtatcccctgtagcgtagtcggtccgaggctgaggtcgggcgaggcggagacttctcctgaggccgaggtcgggcgaggatgtgactcctcccgaggccgaggctgaggccgaggcctggggtcgagcgaggatgtgactccttccgaggccgaggctgaggccgaggcctagggtcgggcgaggcggagaccttctcccaagGCCAAGGCTGagaccgaggcctgaggtcgggcgaggcggagctccctgttgcgcccgaggccgaactcatgggagatcgtgactcagttttaccctggtggttggcacagtagtcggaacaggATGAATAGTGTTGtctttcctgtcagaacgatcagtaaaggggcgaagtgactgcggtcacttcgaccttgccgactgaggtgcgcgtgtcaggataaggtgtcaggcgatccccgcattaaatgcgcatgcgatacggttgattggtagggcgatccggccgaggtcgctgtacgacaaagctcacccgagcttagcctcgggtgagacggaggtgcgtctgctgactgaagggaccctcgggcgaggcgtgaatccgtcccccATGGTTTGCGCTTTATCAGTCGCTcaaggtttgttctgaagatgttttctagccggattaaggagcattgggagtacccctaattacagtccccgacagtagcccccgagcctcgaaaggAGTgtagatactcgcttggaggttctgccggatttttgcaaggggaccagcccttcTCGGTCGTATTTTGTTCCGTTCcaatgggtgcacgcgagcgcacccgtcgggtgtagcccccgaggcctcggaggagtggtttgcctcctctgaggtcttaattctttttgcgatgcctcagtcggccttgttgttccctcatgcggcctggccgtagcccgggtgcacggtcaggctccgagcttttacgctggtttgttgacgtggtcaacagtttggcTGTAGCCCGGTGCGAGAGCAaccctcgagcctctgcacggagcgagaggacaatcaaggaccgtctcgacttttattgtatgccccttcgtcgcctctccgcaaggaggaaggggggaaagcgccatgttaccctcggagggcaccgaacatggtgtttccagtgagttgctagcgggtgatccgagtggacgtccgagccccgttcgataagggtcggctagtggcccagaggcgcgctctaaaagtacctgtaggtgatttgctggacccggacccattcgatagggtccgagggcttggtgcCTCcctcggtgggattccattacaaatcattcctgctggtctcggaaatgtcctagggtacctcgggagcgtagcccgagcctcggccatgtaacggacgtacccagggtcatccctgactctgcgtgctctggggcggctgtcgaacccttccggggggccagccttcgaacccctgatcagtaatgggatcggagcccgagtgctctggggcggttgccgaaccccggagggcacaaccttcgaacccctgatcagtaggagggcttggggcccgtttccttcgctgagaaggatccttttcgaaatatcccctttccggtccctgtggcaagagagagaggaaaaaggaaaaggatatggatttaaataatgtggcgcaccttttttgacgcagtcatcatgacggaggtgaaacggcgcccgcttcgcctgccggaggtgtcgcttgccttgccaaggagttaatgcgacgggacaggcgattcgcggggcgtctgttgcgcgtgcgcgagtcgttcgaggaacggaacacgggcgcgtcgtcttcacgccgtgggagagggctcccctgccgtttcaggagaggatgcgagcctgtaggtgattggaccgctgcttccgcccgtctgttgctgcaattactgtcggcccgcctCTGGTCATATCAACCGTCGTGcctatccccgcggctgactgacccatgatcgttgcactcaattgacactgttgggtcacgcgcagggctgcctcgagtcgcggcactggttctgtagtcgagaagacgcggcattggcgcgagtggcgatgtgatttccttgcacgtagtaaccgtcgcgccggttacatgacatgtgggcccaggcctccatgctggaccgctggatgcgacgaagccgaaagggtgcacaaccgtggtgcggttgcatgcttccTGCGTGGCGgcccgccctttcgaccgctggtttcagcgaggatgagggaatgcttataaccgcggggtggttacatgcttcgcgtgcggcggtttgccttcttcgtgtttcgggtcagctcgtatgacgtgtgggacccagcccccgtgtcgtagggtgggaaccctggagcacgtcggtggagactttgcccgtgacgcttggggtgcgagtgaggagatctgcctttaaaaagggatcgaaccCCCGGgccgtagccatgccttcgcactcctctcattcatcgtgtctttccaccttctgagcccccagatggggtgcacctatgttgccttctttttgctgctgtttgaggagcgcggcctcgtgggggttggcgctctccaGTCATtgctcgacttcaaggattttcataatgcagcccggctgcagtcccccacCGGCGGTCACCGAGGATGATGACCGCAGGCCTCgtggtggggaagagcgagccgggtcgtggcctccccctgccctcagcttcaaggatgttcatcatccgtgctggggaggagggtgtcGGGACCCACCTTCGTGTGGGCAGCggtccgctccttccctcagtgatcgggggagaaGGGTGTTTGCCGTCCGTGTCGCTGGCAGCtaccgcgtgtctggctccccggcctgagcggctcgggcgctgcttccggtgccgcctcctaccgctggggcggagcgtggctgcccgtccgccgcacgggcgtcggtcgcgccgtgcgcgggccagccacgtccaggtcctccttgcgccgtcggctgcaccggggggtcgcacaacacgtcgtacgccgtgagggcggtactcgtgttctaggACAGCCtcagcgaggacgggagtgaggacctgccggtgcgcattGGGGCAGCCGCCGTTcgccggtgcggtgttggtgggcaggtggccgctgtcgtcggtgctgaggtggtggtcgccataggtgaggcttcctctaccgaagcggttgcctccgccgacgagaccgtcagtgccacctgcgctccgaacctccggctctttggctttaatggctggttctcgtcccccgtgaggggacgcgaacgagggccttttcacagtagcgtttgccctgaggccatcgctgctgctgtctagccgcccgaggcggaggtcgttgtcgcgctgctggtgcagtggtcgtcggtgagccacctggggtttgttatcccgcaggccttctggtgtggaggttgttcattcccGCGGGAATGgagccggagtcccgtttgtaatggtacttgcttgagagcgagatgtaatagctttaagtactaagacatctgccgcaagtcgggaaaaccgccgagggtgctgccgacaTCTAAGTCTAGGTACCACTGTTACCCTTAGtatgtgtgtttgttctttgtggctgccgAGGCCTGAACATTCGGGTATTCGAGTATAAAGTTgtgcttctttcctcttgtttcgagcattaggacttgttcgtcggtagcagaatcactcgtCCAAgtgtgagctacctttcgcggaaggtgacgagtgaggtatccgtatcccggaggcgtaggagtccctcggcttggtcggccttgccgttcaatgtctctcttgctcgtcattaggattccgttatcgacgcagtcgaaatgcacgaaagtcgttttggcggaaaacttttccgaggaaaaatttgacgcagaggaggcttccccctttctagacccgaggcgaccgctcgggccgggacccttgcggagggcctggctgtggtcatcgggtctgcccggtctgcccgagccatggcctcacagcagcgtgaccgggccgaaggtatgtgttgcccgctctgtgactttgtttatgtctccattcttcttcttgcgtttgaagaatgttgtcctgctgtctgcagggttcgagacggctcttaacgggtccgtcaagaactgcaaggcgcttgcccaggcggctgagcagaaggaggtcgaccgtgtggccatgtccgaggccatctcgtctttctgccaggcctttggcctcgacaacgtcccctcgggtagctccccccagagtcatctgcgggccttgggcgaccatgtgcgcaacagacttcacggggcgctgcaccacggtgtTAGGCGGACCTTCgctgtgctcgcttcccactacgacgtggatctggagcgggtcagcgaggggtactgcttacccgacgaagaggaggctgccttagccgaggtccagaggcttgatgcGGCTATCGAGGGCCCGagtgcggcgctggcttcctcctttgaggtggagatccttccgcccgtgttgcCGTCTGAGGCCGAGCCGGATTctaccgagggtggaaacgacgccgagggtgccgctcctccccctgccgatgtctgagcctgcaggaacagtttgttttaagtatgcgtatgttttttgcggccgctgaggcctaaacattttaattgtcgaattataaagctgcgtttcctttcctctcgtttcgtgcgttaggacttgttcggtagcagaatcacttatccgagcgtgagttagttTTCGCGAaaagtgatgagtgaggtatccgtatcccggaggcgtaggagtccctcggctcggtcggccttgccgcttatgtgttctctcgtcgtttttaggattccgttatcgatatagtcgaaaagcacgaaagtcgttttggtagaaaacttttcgagTGTTGGGACttattcggtagcagaatcgcttatccgagcgtgagctacctttcgcggaaggtgatgagtgaggtatccgtatcccggaggcgtaggagtccctcggctcggtcggccttgccgttcaaggtctctcttgctcgtctttaggattctgttatcgacgcagtcgaaaagcgcgaaagtcgttctggtaaaagacttttccgaggaaaaatttgacgcagagggggttccccccttctagcccccgagagagggtcgggctttgccgaggcaaggctgatccttccttgatggttagactttatttatgcatgtgaagaaagcgagatacatgaacgacttgaaacattttaagggtaaaagcgacgtagttgttggaagttccaagcgttgctgtagacctcgccttgatcgttggccagcttgtatgtcccgggcttcaaaatcttggcgatgatgaagggcccttcccagggaggagtaagcttgtggcgtcctcgggcgtcttgtcgcagccgaagtagcaagtctcccacttggaagtctcggggccgaacccttcgggcgtggtagcgtcgcagagactgctgataccgcgccgagtgtagtaaggctacgtcccgagcctcttccagctggtccaatgaatcctctcggctggtctagttgctttggtcgttgtaagcctttgtccttggggaaccgtattccaagtctatgggtaagatggcctcgaccccatagactaggaaaaacggcgagaagcccgtggctcggctcggcgtcgtcctcagactccaaaccaccgagggtagttcttttatccaccgcttgccgaacttgtggaggtcacTGTAGATCCTCGATttcagtccctgcaaaatcataccgttggcacgctccacctgcccatttgtcattgggtgagctacggcgacctagtccacacggatgtggtggtcttcgcagaagtccaggaactttttcccagtgaactgcgtgccattgtcggtgatgatggagtttgggaccctaaagcgatggatgatatttgtgaagaacgccaccgcctgctcggacctgatgctggttaagggtcagacctcgatccacttggagaatttgtcgatggcgaccagcaggtgcgtgaagcccccgggtgccttctgcaagggatcgacgagCCCCATACGAcaaacggccaagtgatgggtattgtctgcagggcttgagcgggcaggtgcgtctgtctcgcgtagaattgacacccttggcaggagcgtacaatcctagtggcgtcggccaccatggtcggccagtagaaaccttgtcggaaagcgtttctgacgagggtccgaggtg
This portion of the Zea mays cultivar B73 chromosome 2, Zm-B73-REFERENCE-NAM-5.0, whole genome shotgun sequence genome encodes:
- the LOC100384804 gene encoding Serine/threonine-protein phosphatase PP-X isozyme 2 — its product is MGASDLDRQIEQLKRCEPLTEAEVKALCLKAMEILIEESNVQRVDAPVTICGDIHGQFYDMKELFKVGGDCPKTNYLFLGDFVDRGFYSVETFLLLLALKVRYPDRITLIRGNHESRQITQVYGFYDECLRKYGSVNVWRYCTDIFDYLSLSALIENKIFSVHGGLSPAITTLDQIRVIDRKQEVPHDGAMCDLLWSDPEDTVDGWGLSPRGAGFLFGGNVVSSFNHSNNIDYICRAHQLVMEGYKWMFNSKIVTVWSAPNYCYRCGNIAAILELDENLNKQFRVFEAAPHESRGVPAKRPAPDYFL
- the LOC100384804 gene encoding serine/threonine-protein phosphatase PP-X isozyme 2 isoform X1 gives rise to the protein MGASDLDRQIEQLKRCEPLTEAEVKALCLKAMEILIEESNVQRVDAPVTICGDIHGQFYDMKELFKVGGDCPKTNYLFLGDFVDRGFYSVETFLLLLALKVRYPDRITLIRGNHESRQITQVYGFYDECLRKYGSVNVWRYCTDIFDYLSSICFFSLSALIENKIFSVHGGLSPAITTLDQIRVIDRKQEVPHDGAMCDLLWSDPEDTVDGWGLSPRGAGFLFGGNVVSSFNHSNNIDYICRAHQLVMEGYKWMFNSKIVTVWSAPNYCYRCGNIAAILELDENLNKQFRVFEAAPHESRGVPAKRPAPDYFL